A window from Oscillospiraceae bacterium encodes these proteins:
- a CDS encoding TVP38/TMEM64 family protein, producing the protein MKNKTTDSSPKTLNVPRKTALIINIAALILFIGICVAVCICIYPYLKTYSENPELVAEYIRQNSFKGVLVLLGMQILQVVVAIIPGEILEIAAGVAFGPIFGLILAEIGVAAGSTIIFLLFKKLGKPLVYSMLGEEKLSKLEKFGGDIKRREKILFWLFFIPGLPKDLLTYVAPFTGFSLTRFLAITLIARIPSILTSTVAGDAVLSGNYATAAIIFAICGATAVIGWLLKEFIMKKLSKASGDQQQTEKARTENNNYKHK; encoded by the coding sequence ATGAAAAATAAAACAACTGACTCTTCTCCCAAAACTTTAAATGTTCCGCGCAAAACAGCTCTGATTATCAACATAGCGGCGCTTATACTGTTCATCGGTATATGCGTCGCCGTTTGTATTTGTATTTATCCGTATTTAAAAACTTATTCCGAAAATCCTGAATTGGTAGCGGAATACATTCGCCAAAATTCATTCAAGGGAGTTCTTGTGCTGCTTGGCATGCAAATCCTTCAGGTTGTCGTTGCTATCATACCAGGCGAAATACTTGAAATTGCAGCCGGCGTTGCTTTCGGACCAATATTTGGATTGATCCTCGCGGAAATCGGAGTCGCGGCCGGATCAACAATTATTTTTTTACTTTTTAAAAAGCTCGGTAAGCCGCTCGTTTATTCTATGCTTGGAGAAGAAAAGCTTTCTAAGCTCGAAAAATTCGGAGGCGACATAAAAAGGCGCGAAAAAATACTGTTTTGGCTGTTTTTTATTCCCGGTCTGCCAAAAGACCTCCTGACTTATGTCGCTCCGTTTACAGGGTTTTCTCTTACTCGCTTTCTGGCGATCACTCTTATTGCGAGAATTCCGTCGATATTGACTTCTACTGTGGCCGGAGACGCCGTGCTCTCCGGTAATTACGCGACCGCAGCCATTATATTCGCAATTTGCGGAGCCACCGCGGTTATCGGCTGGTTATTAAAAGAGTTTATTATGAAAAAGCTTTCAAAAGCTTCCGGAGATCAGCAACAGACAGAAAAAGCACGTACGGAAAATAATAACTATAAACACAAATAA
- the proC gene encoding pyrroline-5-carboxylate reductase: MTGFIGVGNMAGAIISSILKNNIESGGIMLYDKLTLQYEKYPQLAVASSVTELVKKCDVIFISVKPDKVAEVLAECHAALGDNGIQTKLFISIAAGISIKYLTGILGENAAVVRVMPNTPMLVGCGVCALSRGKNVTDNQYCFARTVFSSAGEIIELDEDKMNAVISLTSSSPAYLFELADAMSNAAVIQGFDKAESVRLCAAVFAGAAKMLLESGKTPAELSRMVTSPGGTTRAALDVFEASGFASMIRDAMLACTKRAQELSK; encoded by the coding sequence ATGACAGGTTTCATCGGTGTCGGCAACATGGCCGGCGCAATAATATCATCTATTCTTAAAAACAACATAGAATCCGGCGGCATAATGCTGTATGACAAGCTGACCTTGCAATATGAAAAATACCCTCAGCTTGCCGTGGCATCGTCCGTAACAGAGCTTGTGAAAAAATGCGATGTGATATTTATCTCCGTAAAGCCCGACAAGGTCGCGGAGGTATTGGCAGAATGTCATGCGGCTCTTGGCGATAACGGAATACAAACAAAGCTTTTTATTTCAATTGCCGCAGGAATATCAATTAAATATTTAACCGGGATATTGGGTGAAAACGCGGCTGTCGTCCGCGTTATGCCAAACACTCCCATGCTCGTAGGATGCGGAGTCTGTGCCCTCTCAAGGGGCAAAAACGTGACCGACAATCAATACTGCTTTGCCCGTACGGTTTTTTCCTCTGCAGGTGAAATAATTGAGCTTGACGAAGATAAAATGAATGCCGTTATATCGCTAACCAGCAGCAGTCCGGCGTATCTTTTCGAACTCGCGGATGCAATGAGCAATGCGGCCGTTATCCAGGGCTTTGATAAAGCCGAATCCGTGCGGCTTTGTGCCGCCGTCTTTGCCGGAGCGGCGAAAATGCTTCTCGAATCCGGTAAGACACCGGCAGAGCTGTCCCGGATGGTCACTTCTCCAGGCGGGACGACGCGCGCGGCACTCGATGTTTTTGAGGCATCCGGTTTTGCTTCCATGATACGTGACGCTATGCTCGCCTGTACCAAGCGCGCTCAGGAGCTTTCAAAATAA